The following are from one region of the Phyllostomus discolor isolate MPI-MPIP mPhyDis1 chromosome 9, mPhyDis1.pri.v3, whole genome shotgun sequence genome:
- the ATP5F1A gene encoding ATP synthase subunit alpha, mitochondrial: MLSVRVAAAVARALPRRAGLVSKNALGSSFIAARNLHASNTRVQKSGTAEMSSILEERILGADTSVDLEETGRVLSIGDGIARVHGLRNVQAEEMVEFSSGLKGMSLNLEPDNVGVVVFGNDKLIKEGDIVKRTGAIVDVPVGEELLGRVVDALGNAIDGKGPIGSKTRRRVGLKAPGIIPRISVREPMQTGIKAVDSLVPIGRGQRELIIGDRQTGKTSIAIDTIINQKRFNDGTDEKKKLYCIYVAIGQKRSTVAQLVKRLTDADAMKYTIVVSATASDAAPLQYLAPYSGCSMGEYFRDNGKHALIIYDDLSKQAVAYRQMSLLLRRPPGREAYPGDVFYLHSRLLERAAKMNDSFGGGSLTALPVIETQAGDVSAYIPTNVISITDGQIFLETELFYKGIRPAINVGLSVSRVGSAAQTRAMKQVAGTMKLELAQYREVAAFAQFGSDLDAATQQLLSRGVRLTELLKQGQYSPMAIEEQVAVIYAGVRGYLDKLEPSKITKFENAFLSHVVSQHQALLGTIRADGKISEQSDAKLKEIVTNFLAGFEA; this comes from the exons GTCTCCAAAAATGCTTTGGGATCATCCTTCATTGCTGCAAGGAACCTCCATGCCTCCAACACTCGTGTCCAGAAGTCCG GCACCGCTGAGATGTCCTCTATTCTTGAAGAGCGCATTCTTGGAGCTGATACCTCTGTTGACCTTGAAGAGACTGGGCGTGTCTTAAGTATTGGTGATGGTATTGCCCGAGTACATGggctgaggaatgttcaagcagAAGAAATGGTAGAGTTTTCTTCAGGCCTAAAG GGTATGTCTCTGAACCTGGAACCCGACAATGTTGGTGTCGTCGTGTTTGGGAATGACAAGCTAATTAAGGAAGGAGACATTGTGAAGCGAACAGGAGCCATTGTGGACGTTCCCGTTGGCGAGGAGCTGTTGGGTCGTGTAGTAGATGCCCTGGGGAATGCCATTGATGGAAAG GGTCCAATTGGTTCCAAGACGCGTAGGCGAGTTGGCCTGAAAGCCCCTGGGATCATTCCTCGAATCTCTGTGCGGGAACCAATGCAGACTGGCATTAAGGCTGTGGATAGTTTGGTGCCGATTGGTCGTGGTCAGCGTGAGCTGATTATTGGTGACCGACAGACTGG caaaacgTCGATTGCTATTGACACAATCATTAACCAGAAACGTTTCAATGATGGAACTGATGAAAAGAAGAAGCTATACTGTATCTATGTTGCTATTGGTCAGAAGAGATCCACTGTTGCCCAGTTGGTGAAGAGGCTTACAGATGCAG ATGCCATGAAGTATACCATTGTGGTTTCGGCTACTGCTTCGGATGCTGCCCCACTGCAGTACCTGGCTCCTTATTCTGGCTGTTCCATGGGAGAATATTTTAGGGATAATGGCAAGCATGCTTTGATCATCTACGATGACTTATCCAAACAg GCTGTTGCTTATCGTCAGATGTCTTTGCTGCTGCGCCGGCCCCCTGGTCGCGAGGCCTACCCTGGTGATGTGTTCTACCTGCACTCCCGTCTGCTGGAGAGAGCAGCCAAGATGAACGACTCCTTTGGTGGGGGCTCCTTGACTGCTTTACCAGTCATAGAAACACAGGCTGGTGATGTGTCTGCTTACATTCCAACGAATGTCATTTCCATCACTGACGGACAG ATCTTCTTGGAAACAGAATTGTTCTACAAAGGTATTCGCCCTGCCATTAACGTTGGTTTGTCTGTGTCCCGTGTTGGATCTGCTGCCCAGACCCGGGCCATGAAGCAG GTGGCAGGTACCATGAAGCTGGAATTGGCTCAGTATCGTGAAGTTGCTGCTTTTGCGCAGTTCGGTTCTGATCTCGATGCTGCCACTCAGCAACTCTTGAGTCGTGGTGTGCGCCTGACTGAGTTGCTGAAGCAAGGACAGTATT CTCCCATGGCTATTGAAGAGCAGGTGGCTGTTATTTATGCTGGTGTACGGGGTTACCTAGATAAACTGGAGCCCAGTAAGATCACAAAGTTTGAGAATGCTTTCTTGTCTCATGTTGTCAGCCAACACCAAGCTCTGTTGGGCACTATCAG GGCTGACGGAAAGATTTCAGAACAGTCTGATGCAAAGCTGAAAGAGATTGTAACAAACTTCTTGGCTGGATTTGAAGCTTAA